A genome region from Triticum aestivum cultivar Chinese Spring chromosome 2B, IWGSC CS RefSeq v2.1, whole genome shotgun sequence includes the following:
- the LOC123041540 gene encoding pachytene checkpoint protein 2 homolog yields MSAPMEISFDPHPSHPALPAFPSSPPLEPAAAATPPAVSSSPQPSAEAVVAPTPPDDKVLVSVEVLLHATSTSRAEDVRAAVERMLESRSLSYVDGPVQIPPDNSFLLEHVKRIQICDTDELIENHKILLFWQVKPVVHVFQLNEDGPGEEPSEDDTLSSFNEWALPAKEFDGLWESLLYEVGLKQRLLRYAASALLFTERGVDPCLVSWNRIVLLHGPPGTGKTSLCKALAQKLSIRFNSRYSMCQLIEVNAHSLFSKWFSESGKLVAKLFQKIQEMVEEESNLVFVLIDEVESLAAARQAAISGSEPSDSIRVVNALLTQMDKLKAWPNVIILTTSNITTAIDIAFVDRADIKAYVGPPTLQARYEILKSCIDELFRVGILTYPQGGDLPCILSYSTLQEKLHCPEAAEPHTLHLSKLLHEGAELCDGLSGRSLRKLPFLAHASVPNPSCCDAASFMHTLIQTARRELLESRG; encoded by the exons ATGAGCGCTCCCATGGAGATCTCCTTCGACCCCCACCCTTCTCATCCCGCCCTGCCCGCCTTCCCCTCCAGCCCACCCCTGGAgcctgcagccgccgccacccctcccGCGGTCTCGTCCTCGCCGCAGCCGTCGGCGGAGGCCGTAGTCGCGCCCACCCCGCCAGACGACAAGGTCCTCGTCTCAG TTGAGGTGCTGCTGCACGCCACGAGTACGTCTCGCGCCGAGGACGTCCGAGCAGCGGTCGAGAG GATGTTAGAATCTCGAAGTTTAAGCTATGTTGATGGTCCTGTTCAGATACCTCCAGACAATTCTTTTCTTCTTGAACATGTCAAAAGGATCCAAATATGTGACACTG ATGAGTTGATTGAGAACCACAAAATCCTTTTGTTTTGGCAAGTCAAACCTGTCGTTCATGTATTCCAG TTGAATGAGGATGGTCCAGGTGaagaaccaagtgaagatgacacACTCTCTAGCTTCAATGAGTGGGCTCTACCTGCCAaagaatttgatggattatgggaAAG CTTACTATATGAAGTGGGTCTCAAGCAGAGGTTGCTGAGATATGCTGCTAGTGCTTTGCTATTTACTGAAAGAGGTGTAGACCCATGCCTTGTTTCATGGAACAG GATTGTACTTTTGCATGGTCCACCTGGAACAGGAAAGACTTCATTGTGTAAAGCACTAGCTCAGAAGCTTTCTATTCGCTTCAATTCAAG GTATTCTATGTGCCAACTAATTGAAGTCAATGCCCATTCATTGTTCAGCAAGTGGTTTTCTGAAAGTGGGAAACTG gtagCCAAACTTTTCCAGAAGAttcaggagatggtggaggaagAAAGCAACCTGGTATTTGTATTGATCG ATGAAGTTGAAAGCCTTGCTGCTGCCAGACAGGCTGCCATATCTGGTTCTGAGCCTTCAGACTCCATTAGG GTGGTAAATGCCTTGCTAACACAAATGGACAAACTGAAGGCTTGGCCAAATGTTATCATTTTGACGACATCAAATATCACCACAGCTATCG ATATTGCATTTGTTGACAGGGCAGACATCAAGGCATACGTCGGACCCCCTACTCTTCAAGCACGCTATGAGATTTTGAAATCATGCATAGATGAACTCTTCCGAGTAGGAATTCTTACATATCCTCAG GGTGGTGATTTGCCCTGCATTCTGAGCTATTCAACCCTGCAAGAGAAGTTGCACTGTCCTGAGGCTGCAGAACCCCATACACTTCATCTCTCCAAATTACTGCATGAAGGTGCAGAACTGTGCGAC GGATTGAGCGGAAGATCATTGAGAAAACTTCCTTTCCTGGCACACGCTTCCGTTCCCAACCCTTCGTGCTGTGACGCTGCTTCTTTCATGCACACGCTGATACAGACTGCGCGGAGAGAGCTCTTGGAATCACGCGGCTGA
- the LOC123045761 gene encoding isocitrate dehydrogenase [NAD] regulatory subunit 1, mitochondrial isoform X1 codes for MARRSAPLLRRLVSSAPPLPGHGGGARRTVTYMPRPGDGTPRPVTLIPGDGIGPLVTGAVEQVMEAMHAPVYFESYDVHGDMPAVPPAVIESIRRNKVCLKGGLATPVGGGVSSLNMQLRKELDLFASLVNCANVPGLPTRHQNVDIVVIRENTEGEYSGLEHEVVPGVVESLKVITKFCSERIAKYAFEYAYLNYRKKVTAVHKANIMKLADGLFLESCREIAAKYPSIEYNEIIVDNCCMQLVSRPEQFDVMVTPNLYGNLVANTAAGLVGGTGVMPGGNVGQDHAIFEQGASAGNVGNDNLVEQQKANPVALLLSSAMMLRHLQFPSFADRLETAVKRVIADGKYRTKDLGGTSTTQEVTDAVIANLD; via the exons ATGGCGAGGCGATccgccccgctcctccgccgcctggtctcctccgcgccgcccctcccgggccacggcggcggcgcgCGCCGCACGGTCACCTACATGCCCCGCCCGGGCGATGGCACCCCGCGCCCCGTCACGCTCATCCCGGGCGACGGCATCGGACCCCTCGTCACCGGCGCCGTGGAGCAGGTCATGGAGGCCATGCACGCGCCCGTCTACTTCGAGTCCTACGACGTCCACGGCGACATGCCCGCCGTGCCGCCCGCCGTCATCGAATCCATCCGCCGCAACAAGGTCTGCCTCAAGGGCGGCCTCGCCACCCCCGTCGGCGGGGGCGTCTCCTCCCTCAACATGCAGCTCCGCAAGGAGCTCGACCTCTTCGCCTCCCTCGTCAACTGCGCCAACGTCCCCGGCCTGCCCACCAGGCACCAGAACGTCGACATCGTCGTCATCAGGGAGAACACCGAGGGCGAGTACTCGGGCCTCGAGCACGAGGTCGTCCCGGGGGTCGTCGAGAGCCTCAAG GTGATCACGAAGTTTTGCTCCGAGAGGATTGCCAAATATGCCTTCGAGTATGCTTACCTTAACTACCGGAAGAAAGTCACAGCAGTGCATAAAGCAAACATCATGAAACTTGCTGATGGTTTGTTCTTGGAGTCTTGCCGTGAGATTGCTGCTAAATATCCAAGTATTGAGTATAATGAAATCATTGTTGACAACTGCTGCATGCAACTTGTTTCAAGGCCTGAGCAATTTGATGTTATG GTTACGCCTAACCTTTACGGCAATTTGGTTGCCAACACAGCTGCAGGTCTTGTTGGAGGAACAGGTGTCATGCCAGGAG GTAATGTAGGTCAGGATCATGCCATCTTCGAGCAAGGTGCTTCTGCAGGAAATGTGGGAAATGACAATCTTGTAGAGCAGCAGAAAGCAAACCCTGTCGCCCTGCTCCTGTCGTCTGCTATGATGTTGAGGCATTTGCAGTTCCCGTCGTTCGCTGACCGTCTGGAAACTGCGGTGAAGCGGGTCATTGCAGATGGCAAGTACAGGACAAAGGATCTGGGCGGCACCAGCACCACCCAGGAAGTTACTGATGCAGTGATCGCTAATCTGGATTAG
- the LOC123045761 gene encoding isocitrate dehydrogenase [NAD] regulatory subunit 1, mitochondrial isoform X2 produces MARRSAPLLRRLVSSAPPLPGHGGGARRTVTYMPRPGDGTPRPVTLIPGDGIGPLVTGAVEQVMEAMHAPVYFESYDVHGDMPAVPPAVIESIRRNKVCLKGGLATPVGGGVSSLNMQLRKELDLFASLVNCANVPGLPTRHQNVDIVVIRENTEGEYSGLEHEVVPGVVESLKFCSERIAKYAFEYAYLNYRKKVTAVHKANIMKLADGLFLESCREIAAKYPSIEYNEIIVDNCCMQLVSRPEQFDVMVTPNLYGNLVANTAAGLVGGTGVMPGGNVGQDHAIFEQGASAGNVGNDNLVEQQKANPVALLLSSAMMLRHLQFPSFADRLETAVKRVIADGKYRTKDLGGTSTTQEVTDAVIANLD; encoded by the exons ATGGCGAGGCGATccgccccgctcctccgccgcctggtctcctccgcgccgcccctcccgggccacggcggcggcgcgCGCCGCACGGTCACCTACATGCCCCGCCCGGGCGATGGCACCCCGCGCCCCGTCACGCTCATCCCGGGCGACGGCATCGGACCCCTCGTCACCGGCGCCGTGGAGCAGGTCATGGAGGCCATGCACGCGCCCGTCTACTTCGAGTCCTACGACGTCCACGGCGACATGCCCGCCGTGCCGCCCGCCGTCATCGAATCCATCCGCCGCAACAAGGTCTGCCTCAAGGGCGGCCTCGCCACCCCCGTCGGCGGGGGCGTCTCCTCCCTCAACATGCAGCTCCGCAAGGAGCTCGACCTCTTCGCCTCCCTCGTCAACTGCGCCAACGTCCCCGGCCTGCCCACCAGGCACCAGAACGTCGACATCGTCGTCATCAGGGAGAACACCGAGGGCGAGTACTCGGGCCTCGAGCACGAGGTCGTCCCGGGGGTCGTCGAGAGCCTCAAG TTTTGCTCCGAGAGGATTGCCAAATATGCCTTCGAGTATGCTTACCTTAACTACCGGAAGAAAGTCACAGCAGTGCATAAAGCAAACATCATGAAACTTGCTGATGGTTTGTTCTTGGAGTCTTGCCGTGAGATTGCTGCTAAATATCCAAGTATTGAGTATAATGAAATCATTGTTGACAACTGCTGCATGCAACTTGTTTCAAGGCCTGAGCAATTTGATGTTATG GTTACGCCTAACCTTTACGGCAATTTGGTTGCCAACACAGCTGCAGGTCTTGTTGGAGGAACAGGTGTCATGCCAGGAG GTAATGTAGGTCAGGATCATGCCATCTTCGAGCAAGGTGCTTCTGCAGGAAATGTGGGAAATGACAATCTTGTAGAGCAGCAGAAAGCAAACCCTGTCGCCCTGCTCCTGTCGTCTGCTATGATGTTGAGGCATTTGCAGTTCCCGTCGTTCGCTGACCGTCTGGAAACTGCGGTGAAGCGGGTCATTGCAGATGGCAAGTACAGGACAAAGGATCTGGGCGGCACCAGCACCACCCAGGAAGTTACTGATGCAGTGATCGCTAATCTGGATTAG